TGGCGTTCGGCTACGGCGTCGTCGCCTTCGAGGACGTTATCGGTTCCGGCGCGATCCACGGCCTCAAGGTCGTCGCCGTGGCCGTCGTCGCCCAGGCCGTTTGGGCAATGGCGCGCAACCTGTGCCCCGATGCCCAGCGGGTCACCATCGCGGTTCTTGCGGCCATCGGCGTCCTTGCCGCGCCGAACCCTTTCGCGCAGGTCGGGGTCATCGCCCTCGGCGGCATCGTGGGGCTGGCATTTCTGCGCGCTGATGCGCGGACCGATCACGTTTCGCTGGGCACGGAGGTCAATCGCGGCCTCGCCATTGCCGCGCTTGTGGTGTTCTTTGCGGCGTTGATCGCCTTGCCGCTGCTTGCCGCCGCCTATCCGTCGCAGACGCTGGCGCTCGTCGACAGCTTCTATCGCTCGGGCTCCCTGGTGTTCGGCGGCGGGCATGTTGTCCTGCCCCTACTGCAAAGTGAAGTCGTCCCGCCGGGCTGGGTGTCGAACGACGCCTTCCTTGCCGGTTACGGCGCGGCCCAGGCAGTGCCCGGACCGCTTTTCACCTTCGCCGCCTACCTCGGCACCGTAATGAGCAGCCAGCCAAACGGCGCGATGGGCGCGCTCGTCTGTATTCTCGCGATCTTCGCGCCATCCTTCCTGCTGGTGATCGGCGCATTGCCGTTCTGGGATTGGCTGCGCCGCTTCGGGGCGATGCAGAACGCCCTTCTCGGTATCAACGCCGCCGTCGTCGGCCTGCTGCTTGCCGCGCTCTACAATCCCGTCTGGACGAGCGGCATATTGTCGGCGACGGATTTCGCTCTTGCGATGGCGGCCTTCACGCTGCTGGTCTTCTGGAAAGTGCCGCCCTGGCTCGT
The Alphaproteobacteria bacterium genome window above contains:
- the chrA gene encoding chromate efflux transporter, producing the protein MSPVQVFLVFLRLGFTSFGGPIAHLGYFHDEFVTRRKWIEQRAYADLVALCQFLPGPASSQVGIGIGLSKAGLLGALAAWFAFTTPSALALMAFGYGVVAFEDVIGSGAIHGLKVVAVAVVAQAVWAMARNLCPDAQRVTIAVLAAIGVLAAPNPFAQVGVIALGGIVGLAFLRADARTDHVSLGTEVNRGLAIAALVVFFAALIALPLLAAAYPSQTLALVDSFYRSGSLVFGGGHVVLPLLQSEVVPPGWVSNDAFLAGYGAAQAVPGPLFTFAAYLGTVMSSQPNGAMGALVCILAIFAPSFLLVIGALPFWDWLRRFGAMQNALLGINAAVVGLLLAALYNPVWTSGILSATDFALAMAAFTLLVFWKVPPWLVVILSALGGWIATLLPLLTA